A genomic window from Lotus japonicus ecotype B-129 chromosome 1, LjGifu_v1.2 includes:
- the LOC130732401 gene encoding uncharacterized protein LOC130732401, translated as MAGVLGFARLPPKAKNFVVAGGLTAFVFGTYFYTMRAVGGTDELQVAIDKFEADKSKQEGNPSVPSKV; from the coding sequence ATGGCTGGAGTTTTAGGATTTGCAAGGCTTCCACCCAAGGCAAAGAATTTCGTAGTTGCCGGGGGTTTGACAGCATTTGTCTTCGGGACCTACTTCTACACCATGAGAGCTGTTGGAGGTACTGATGAGCTGCAAGTAGCAATTGACAAGTTTGAAGCTGACAAGAGCAAGCAAGAGGGTAATCCAAGCGTGCCATCAAAGGTCTAG
- the LOC130728995 gene encoding NADPH-dependent diflavin oxidoreductase 1-like isoform X1 — protein MQQKHKLLILYATQTGNALDAAERLAREAERRACPVNLLSVDRYDPSLLPQEEAVIFVVSTTGQGDAPDSMKVFWRYLLQRNLSQHWLEGVRYAVFGLGDSGYQKYNFVAKKLDKRLMDLGGTAILERGLGDDQHPSGYEGSLDPWMSSLWRMLNMTKPEFLPHGPDVVIEDTVLIDRPKVQITYHNIENVELGSHFSTASDVTCLDAQIGSARSMHPGISSSHKRPGCFLKMVKNLPLTKSNYGKDVRHFEFEFISDAFEYDTGDVLEILPGQDSVAVDTFIQRCNLDPDSFISVGPREMDDRNANGSSTPLKLRTFVEYTMDVASASPRRYFFEVMSFFATAEHERERLKYFASAEGRDDMYQYNQKERRTVLEVLEDFPSVQMPFEWLVQLVPPLKTRAFSISSSQLAHPNQVHLTVNVVSWTTPYKRKKKGLCSSWLAALDPRDAVYIPVWFLKGSLPTPSPSLPLILVGPGTGCAPFRGFLEERAVQSKTHSTAPVIFFFGCRNEDGDFLYRDLWLTHSHNNGVLSEAKGGGFYVAFSRDQPQKVYVQHKMREHSQRIWNLLAQGAAVYIAGSSTKMPADVTSAFEEIISKENEVSKEDAVRWIRALEKSGKYHVEAWS, from the exons ATGCAACAAAAGCATAAGCTGCTCATACTCTATGCAACCCAAACCGGCAATGCATTGGACGCAGCTGAACGTCTTGCTCGCGAGGCCGAACGAAGAGCCTGCCCCGTCAACCTTCTCTCTGTCGATCGATATGATCCT AGTTTGTTACCACAAGAGGAGGCTGTGATTTTTGTGGTTTCTACCACTGGCCAGGGTGATGCACCTGATTCCATGAAG GTGTTTTGGAGGTATCTTCTTCAGAGGAACCTAAGCCAGCACTGGCTGGAAGGGGTTCGTTATGCTGTTTTCGGCTTGGGAGATTCTGGTTACCAGAAGTACAAC TTTGTTGCCAAGAAGCTGGATAAAAGATTAATGGACCTTGGAGGAACGGCTATCCTTGAAAGAGGCTTGGGAGATGATCAGCACCCTTCAGG CTATGAAGGCTCTCTTGATCCTTGGATGTCTTCTCTGTGGAGAATGTTAAATATGACTAAACCAGAATTCTTACCACATGGCCCAGATGTTGTGATTGAAGATACAGTATTGATTGACCGACCAAAAGTCCAAATCACATATCACAACATTGAAAATGTTGAGCTTGGGTCACATTTTTCTACTGCCTCAG ATGTAACATGTCTTGATGCTCAAATTGGGAGTGCTCGTTCAATGCATCCTGGAATATCATCTTCCCACAAAAGGCCTGGCTGCTTTCTTAAGATG GTGAAGAATCTTCCTTTGACCAAATCAAACTATGGAAAAGATGTTCGtcattttgaatttgaatttatttCAGAT GCTTTTGAATATGACACTGGTGATGTCCTTGAAATTCTCCCTGGTCAAGATTCAGTTGCAGTTGATACTTTCATACAACGTTGTAATTTGGATCCTGATTCATTCATAAGT GTTGGTCCTAGAGAAATGGATGATCGCAATGCAAATGGCTCTAGTACCCCTTTAAAATTAAGAACTTTTGTGGAATACACTATGGATGTAGCTTCTGCTTCCCCTCGGCGGTATTTCTTTGAG GTTATGAGCTTTTTTGCAACAGCTGAACATGAAAGGGAAAGACTTAAGTATTTTGCTTCAGCTGAAGGAAGAGATGACATGTATCAATACAACCAGAAGGAAAGGAGAACTGTTCTTGAG GTGTTGGAGGATTTTCCTTCTGTACAAATGCCATTTGAGTGGCTAGTCCAACTAGTTCCTCCACTGAAAACAAGAGCCTTTTCGATATCTTCTTCTCAATTAGCTCACCCTAATCAAGTACACTTGACTGTGAATGTGGTGTCCTGGACAACGCcttacaagaggaaaaagaaagGGCTGTGTTCCTCATGGCTAGCTGCATTAGATCCTCGTGATG CCGTCTACATTCCAGTCTGGTTCCTCAAAGGTTCCCTTCcaacaccatcaccatcacttccCCTCATACTCGTTGGACCAGGGACGGGATGCGCACCTTTTCGGGGATTTTTAGAGGAAAGAGCAGTGCAAAGTAAAACTCATTCTACTGCTCCAGTTATTTTCTTCTTTGGCTGTAGGAATGAAGATGGTGACTTTCTGTACAGAGACCTTTGGTTGACCCATTCACACAACAATGGGGTGCTTTCAGAAGCAAAGGGTGGTGGTTTCTATGTTGCTTTCTCAAGGGACCAGCCTCAGAAGGTTTATGTTCAACATAAGATGAGGGAACACAGCCAAAGGATCTGGAACCTGTTAGCTCAGGGGGCTGCTGTTTATATAGCAGGTTCTTCAACCAAAATGCCTGCAGATGTAACATCAGCTTTTGAGGAAATTATATCTAAAGAAAATGAGGTTTCAAAGGAGGATGCAGTTAGGTGGATTAGAGCATTGGAAAAGAGTGGTAAATATCATGTTGAGGCATGGTCTTAG
- the LOC130728991 gene encoding uncharacterized protein LOC130728991, protein MSTFFRSSLRSFATTAKSAHHNNHRDNHKFLPPTSFLGSWEAPKDPKEAEAKLAQLRRDYAKQVKELRKEYIEEMELMRLEKQRKDEARREALRVATEERKRLKAQEAEIRAQQRNIEQQQFRETLLKERAEKLEYWRRKVKMHEEKKAEKNELLRRQSSMWVDEAEIEKQIFDTVIATTHF, encoded by the exons ATGTCGACCTTTTTCCGTTCATCCTTGCGCTCATTTGCCACCACTGCCAAATCTGCACACCACAACAATCATCGTGACAACCACAAGTTCCTCCCACCAACCTCGTTCCTGGGTAGCTGGGAGGCACCGAAGGACCCCAAGGAGGCTGAGGCCAAGCTTGCTCAGCTTCGCAGGGACTACGCGAAGCAGGTGAAGGAGCTTCGGAAGGAGTACATCGAAGAGATGGAGCTGATGCGCCTTGAGAAGCAGCGCAAGGATGAGGCTCGCAGGGAAGCCCTCAGAGTCGCCACCGAAGAGCGCAAGAGGCTCAAGGCTCAGGAGGCTGAGATCAGAGCCCAGCAACGCAACATTGAACAGCAACAATTTCGAGAAACCCTT TTAAAAGAAAGAGCAGAGAAACTTGAATACTGGAGGAGGAAAGTCAAAATGCACGAGGAGAAGAAGGCAGAGAAGAATGAATTATTGCGTCGACAAAGTTCGATGTGGGTTGATGAAGCTGAAATTGAGAAGCAAATATTCGATACCGTAATTGCTACAACGCATTTTTGA
- the LOC130728994 gene encoding 30S ribosomal protein 3, chloroplastic-like has product MMLSSMVAVQPPPTLKPLTLSPIKFNTSSSFSSHSHSHSHSHSHLCPSNPSRFRLAVSAAETPSAAVAVAEQDDTSLSPPPQKLGVVVKPTDKPRLVLKFIWMEKNIGIALDQAVPGHGTIPLSPYYFWPRKDAWEELKELLESKPWISQKQMIILLNQATDIINLWQQSGGNLS; this is encoded by the exons ATGATGTTATCATCCATGGTGGCAGTTCAACCTCCTCCCACTCTGAAgcctctcactctctcacccATCAAATTCAACacctcttcttccttctcctcaCACTCACACTCACACTCACATTCTCACTCACACCTGTGTCCCTCAAACCCCTCACGTTTTAGGCTCGCTGTTTCTGCCGCCGAAACTCCTTCTGCTGCGGTTGCTGTTGCTGAACAAGATGACACTTCTCTCTCTCCTCCGCCTCAG AAGCTTGGAGTGGTTGTGAAGCCAACTGACAAGCCAAGACTTGTGTTGAAGTTCATTTGGATGGAGAAGAACATTGGCATTGCACTTGACCAAGCTGTACCGGGCCACGGCACCATCCCTCTCAGCCCTTATTACTTTTGGCCGAGGAAAGATGCTTGGGAAGAGCTGAAGGAGTTGCTCGAGAGCAAGCCTTGGATATCTCAAAAGCAGATGATTATTCTTCTCAATCAAGCTACTGATATCATCAATTTGTGGCAGCAGAGTGGTGGCAACTTATCCTGA
- the LOC130728992 gene encoding uncharacterized protein LOC130728992 — MAGVLGFASLPPKAKNFVVAGGLTAFVFGTYFYTMRAVGGTDELQVAIDKFEADKSKQEGEPSVPSKV, encoded by the coding sequence ATGGCTGGAGTTTTAGGATTTGCAAGCCTTCCACCCAAGGCAAAGAATTTCGTAGTTGCCGGGGGTTTGACAGCATTTGTCTTCGGGACCTACTTCTACACCATGAGAGCTGTTGGAGGTACTGATGAGCTGCAAGTAGCAATTGACAAGTTTGAAGCTGACAAGAGCAAGCAAGAGGGTGAACCAAGCGTGCCATCAAAGGTCTAG
- the LOC130728993 gene encoding uncharacterized protein LOC130728993: MGLLGKSFTSKFRSITTLAISRIAILMNQHKARASHARSDVAQFLNLGYQDRALLRVEQWIAEQNRLDAFGMIASYCHFLRERAEVLENNRECPFELKEATSSLIFASSRCGEFPELHKIREILTSRFGKAFADHAVELNKNNGVNSKMIQKLSPRRLDMEIKMKALKEIATEIGVTLHLEQGPSLISEDKLEVERRQDEVGTSKWSSVDDPKHEANIKHDPEHPKGCSSSKQEDAVISKSSRGIDLKHLEWTEIKKQLALWQEESHLELVSKEHLEQDTNRESIMLAKQIVS; encoded by the exons ATGGGTCTGCTCGGGAAAAGCTTCACTTCCAAATTCAGAAGCATCACAACTCTTGCTATTTCAAGGATTGCCATCTTGATGAACCAGCACAAGGCTCGAGCCTCACATGCTAGATCTGATGTTGCTCAATTCTTGAACCTCGGTTACCAGGATCGTGCTCTTCTTCGT GTGGAGCAATGGATAGCAGAGCAAAACAGGTTGGATGCATTTGGCATGATAGCAAGCTATTGCCACTTCCTCAGAGAAAGAGCTGAAGTACTTGAAAATAACAG GGAGTGCCCTTTTGAGCTCAAGGAAGCAACATCAAGCCTTATCTTTGCATCCTCAAGGTGTGGAGAATTTCCAGAGCTGCACAAGATACGAGAGATTTTGACATCAAGATTTGGGAAAGCATTTGCTGATCATGCTGTTGAGTTGAACAAGAATAATGGAGTTAACTCTAAG ATGATACAAAAACTTTCACCAAGACGTCTGGACATGGAAATCAAAATGAAAGCACTGAAGGAAATTGCTACCGAAATTGGAGTCACCTTGCATTTGGAGCAGGGCCCTTCATTGATAAGTGAG GACAAATTAGAAGTTGAACGAAGACAAGATGAAGTGGGAACCAGTAAATGGAGTAGTGTTGATGATCCTAAACATGAAGCAAACATCAAACATGATCCTGAGCATCCCAAGGGATGCTCTAGTTCTAAACAAGAGGATGCAGTCATTTCCAAAAGCAGCCGTGGTATTGATCTTAAGCATTTGGAATGGacagaaataaaaaaacaacttGCATTATGGCAAGAAGAATCTCATTTAGAGTTAGTTTCcaaggaacacttggagcaagATACAAATAGAGAGAGCATCATGCTAGCAAAACAGATAGTATCATGA
- the LOC130728995 gene encoding NADPH-dependent diflavin oxidoreductase 1-like isoform X2, with protein MSFFATAEHERERLKYFASAEGRDDMYQYNQKERRTVLEVLEDFPSVQMPFEWLVQLVPPLKTRAFSISSSQLAHPNQVHLTVNVVSWTTPYKRKKKGLCSSWLAALDPRDAVYIPVWFLKGSLPTPSPSLPLILVGPGTGCAPFRGFLEERAVQSKTHSTAPVIFFFGCRNEDGDFLYRDLWLTHSHNNGVLSEAKGGGFYVAFSRDQPQKVYVQHKMREHSQRIWNLLAQGAAVYIAGSSTKMPADVTSAFEEIISKENEVSKEDAVRWIRALEKSGKYHVEAWS; from the exons ATGAGCTTTTTTGCAACAGCTGAACATGAAAGGGAAAGACTTAAGTATTTTGCTTCAGCTGAAGGAAGAGATGACATGTATCAATACAACCAGAAGGAAAGGAGAACTGTTCTTGAG GTGTTGGAGGATTTTCCTTCTGTACAAATGCCATTTGAGTGGCTAGTCCAACTAGTTCCTCCACTGAAAACAAGAGCCTTTTCGATATCTTCTTCTCAATTAGCTCACCCTAATCAAGTACACTTGACTGTGAATGTGGTGTCCTGGACAACGCcttacaagaggaaaaagaaagGGCTGTGTTCCTCATGGCTAGCTGCATTAGATCCTCGTGATG CCGTCTACATTCCAGTCTGGTTCCTCAAAGGTTCCCTTCcaacaccatcaccatcacttccCCTCATACTCGTTGGACCAGGGACGGGATGCGCACCTTTTCGGGGATTTTTAGAGGAAAGAGCAGTGCAAAGTAAAACTCATTCTACTGCTCCAGTTATTTTCTTCTTTGGCTGTAGGAATGAAGATGGTGACTTTCTGTACAGAGACCTTTGGTTGACCCATTCACACAACAATGGGGTGCTTTCAGAAGCAAAGGGTGGTGGTTTCTATGTTGCTTTCTCAAGGGACCAGCCTCAGAAGGTTTATGTTCAACATAAGATGAGGGAACACAGCCAAAGGATCTGGAACCTGTTAGCTCAGGGGGCTGCTGTTTATATAGCAGGTTCTTCAACCAAAATGCCTGCAGATGTAACATCAGCTTTTGAGGAAATTATATCTAAAGAAAATGAGGTTTCAAAGGAGGATGCAGTTAGGTGGATTAGAGCATTGGAAAAGAGTGGTAAATATCATGTTGAGGCATGGTCTTAG
- the LOC130718137 gene encoding NADPH-dependent diflavin oxidoreductase 1-like, which produces MDLGGMAILERGLGDDQHPSGYEGSLDPWMSSLWRMLNMTKPEFLPNGPDVVIEDTVLIDRPKVQITYHNIENVELGSHFSTASDLTCLDAQIGSARSMHPGISSFFFPLASCYHKNKTNS; this is translated from the exons ATGGACCTTGGAGGAATGGCTATTCTTGAAAGAGGCTTGGGAGATGATCAGCACCCTTCAGG CTATGAAGGCTCTCTTGATCCTTGGATGTCTTCTCTGTGGAGAATGTTAAATATGACTAAACCAGAATTCTTACCAAATGGCCCAGATGTTGTGATTGAAGATACTGTATTGATTGACCGACCAAAAGTCCAAATCACATATCACAACATTGAAAATGTTGAGCTTGGGTCACATTTTTCTACTGCCTCAG ATTTAACATGTCTTGATGCTCAAATTGGGAGTGCTCGTTCAATGCATCCTGGAATATCATCATTTTTCTTTCCTCTAGCTAGCTGCTACCATAAGAATAAAACCAATTCCTAA
- the LOC130728990 gene encoding ubiquitin receptor RAD23d-like — MKINVKTLKGTHFQIQVNLQDSVADVKKTIEVAQGAGVYPAAQQMLIHQGKVLKDDTTLEENNVAEDSFVVIMLSKNKVSSSGASTAAAAPPNPVTAPQPASSVPPTSSTPEPPTSAVGQGASNSEQSPVITPPTAAVSSVYGQAASNLIAGSNVDPTVQQILEMGGGSWDRDTVIRALRAAYNNPERAVEYLYSGIPEQADVPAVARSPSVGQAENPSVQPPQPAVPTGGPNTNPLNLFPQGIPNMGAEDNAGDLDFLRNNQQFQALRAMVQANPQILQPMLQELGKQNPHLMQLIQEHQSDFLNLINEPEGEENPLAAGMTQAITVTPEENEAIQRLEDMGFDRDLVLEVFIACNRNEDLAANYLLDHQNEFDD, encoded by the exons ATGAAGATTAACGTCAAGACACTCAAGGGCACTCACTTTCAGATCCAAGTTAACCTACAAGACTCG GTTGCTGATGTGAAGAAGACTATAGAGGTGGCGCAAGGTGCTGGTGTTTACCCTGCTGCGCAGCAAATGCTTATTCATCAGGGGAAGGTGCTGAAGGATGACACAACCCTGGAAGAGAATAATGTTGCTGAGGATAGTTTCGTGGTCATCATGTTGAGCAAG AATAAGGTATCATCAAGTGGAGCCTCAACTGCTGCAGCGGCACCACCAAATCCGGTGACG GCTCCCCAACCTGCAAGTTCTGTGCCTCCCACCTCATCAACACCAGAACCTCCCACTTCAGCTGTAGGACA GGGAGCCTCCAATTCTGAGCAAAGTCCTGTTATAACTCCTCCAACTGC TGCTGTGTCCAGCGTATATGGCCAAGCAGCTTCAAATCTCATTGCAGGAAGTAATGTAGACCCTACTGTTCAACAGATTCTTGAAATGGGGGGAGGAAGTTGGGATCGGGATACTGTTATTCGTGCTCTTCGTGCTGCATATAACAATCCGGAACGAGCTGTTGAATACCTCTATTCT GGCATTCCTGAACAAGCTGATGTGCCAGCAGTTGCCAGATCACCCAGTGTTGGGCAGGCAGAAAACCCATCAGTCCAGCCTCCTCAACCAGCTGTGCCTACTGGTGGGCCCAACACCAACCCACTCAACCTGTTTCCCCAA GGCATTCCCAATATGGGTGCAGAGGACAATGCAGGCGACTTGGATTTCTTGCGCAACAATCAACAG TTCCAAGCCTTGAGAGCAATGGTGCAAGCAAACCCTCAAATCTTGCAG CCCATGCTTCAGGAACTGGGAAAACAAAATCCTCACCTAATGCAGCTCATTCAAGAGCATCAATCTGACTTCCTGAATCTTATAAATGAACCTGAAGGAGAAGA GAACCCATTGGCTGCTGGGATGACTCAGGCCATCACTGTCACCCCTGAAGAGAATGAGGCCATTCAACGG CTTGAAGATATGGGATTTGATCGTGATCTCGTGTTGGAAGTGTTCATTGCATGCAATAGAAACGAGGATCTGGCAGCCAACTACCTATTGGATCACCAAAATGAGTTTGACGATTAG